The following are from one region of the Poecilia reticulata strain Guanapo linkage group LG7, Guppy_female_1.0+MT, whole genome shotgun sequence genome:
- the irf10 gene encoding interferon regulatory factor 10: MDGAKLHLKEWLVAQIESGKYEGLCWEDEGKTMFRIPWKHAAKKDYKQTEDAALFKAWAMYKGKYKEGRDRADPTMWKTRLRCALNKSTDFQEVPERNQLDITEPYKVYRIEQDVCLSKPGAHPQTKYVFKQVKLSPRSPGYPENQCQKEELQALKEEKPCADDLMREHMYCEITEKKNLIQVPDPVSFFSPILNITDFRMEVRLLYQGQTVTKVITESLDGCFILQGHVPLGNEQIYGPCSAQQLSFPSPASAALPDCLAEAMNRLLCHLERGVLLWVAPDGVFIKRFCQGRVYWSGPLAQHADRPNKLEREKTCKLMDVPSFLNALQNSLQGKGPKPSHEIELCFGEEYPDPNVPKARKLIMAHVVPLFAVELLQRFSLGQTEEKHQNLTSNAKGKKID, translated from the exons atggatggagccaaGTTGCACCTGAAAGAGTGGCTGGTAGCTCAGATAGAGAGTGGGAAATATGAAGGCCTGTGCTGGGAGGATGAGGGCAAGACCATGTTCAGGATCCCCTGGAAGCACGCAGCCAAGAAGGACTACAAGCAGACGGAGGATGCGGCTCTCTTTAAG GCCTGGGCCATGTATAAAGGCAAATACAAGGAGGGCAGGGATAGAGCTGATCCCACAATGTGGAAAACCAGACTCCGTTGTGCACTTAACAAGAGCACCGACTTCCAGGAAGTTCCTGAACGCAACCAGTTGGACATCACTGAACCGTATAAGGTCTACCGAATTGAACAGGATGTTTGCTTGTCAAAGCCGGGAg CACATCCTCAGACAAAATATGTATTCAAGCAGGTGAAATTATCTCCAAGAAGCCCTGGTTATCCAGAAAATCAG TGTCAAAAGGAAGAGCTTCAAGCtctcaaagaagaaaaaccttgTGCTG ATGACCTGATGAGGGAGCACATGTACTGTGAGataacagagaaaaagaatCTAATTCAGGTTCCTGATCCAGTAAGCTTCTTCAGTCCCATCCTCAATATAACCG ACTTTCGCATGGAAGTGAGACTGTTGTACCAGGGCCAGACAGTGACGAAAGTGATCACGGAGAGCCTAGACGGATGCTTCATCCTCCAGGGTCACGTTCCTTTGGGAAATGAACAGATCTACGGACCCTGCTCTGCCCAGCAGCTTTCTTTCCCCTCCCCAgcctctgcagctcttccagatTGCCTGGCAGAAGCGATGAATCGCCTTCTTTGTCACCTGGAAAGGGGTGTGCTGCTGTGGGTGGCACCAGACGGGGTGTTTATCAAGCGCTTCTGCCAGGGCAGGGTGTACTGGAGTGGTCCCTTGGCTCAGCATGCTGACAGGCCAAACAAACTGGAACGTGAAAAAACCTGCAAACTGATGGATGTACCCTCGTTCCTAAATG CACTCCAGAACAGTTTACAGGGAAAGGGGCCTAAACCTTCACACGAGATCGAGCTCTGCTTTGGGGAAGAGTATCCAGATCCGAACGTACCTAAAGCCAGGAAGCTCATAATGGCACAT GTGGTTCCCTTGTTTGCTGTGGAACTGTTACAGAGATTCAGCTTGGGACAAACTGAGGAGAAACATCAAAATCTCACCTCCAACGCAAAAGGAAAGAAGATAGACTGA
- the LOC103467593 gene encoding uncharacterized protein LOC103467593 produces MNPSPDRSKERLPPKKRESRQGSAEHHVPLDEFKPPVPFRSRHSASRGEGGREHSDRDRVLSNPNPHLLNSPPALPPPASGLHVPLPWSLNYSSPVSLPLFPGQVSDRRSSLSPAWRDDPHTSTLPHHSRWLRGEGPLSLPPSPSSSSSSSFKTPFPASTREIWSYLNTSRRDYSPSIFSPSYLFNPHSLYPQDPSLVDVRPRYKRPNGLDGSGSRTASVSRPLLPGEYGNDRSRLDVSQYTLHANGARRQQEDLISPVHSAGAFLSDSQPQVSPEPHSSLQEINQSGKTSSTSLPTSPHTLGPDARAGRGGLLDHVGATPSEAQYYPFGSVTHPSPHPQAYPLSSSSGTLSYSLHREPGPRQHTLRNSPHSPLSLPNSHDRSQREWDRDLERDKVLQRDREKGKVKDKQLHLDKDQERESERERRRNRGRDVSPSNLQTSSPALRPSPPALLPHFTKGSLIELASGRLKRVEELRTEDFLRSADTSPEFHLSTCTVLVISPSSTQGFSHLQVHLTDRNSQELLQVLVEYPFFVQDQGWSSCSPQRTTQLYGLPCRQLSEGDVCLALTPMPTQTQRTPSRTSSRAHRTQLLPRGPADSSSSQREEMPPPPPPPPLPSQPPLLTPGPSCKQATDTPTKEQQQPRKRRWSAPDTLPSTRTDKSLLDLPHGSKLMKWQ; encoded by the exons ATGAATCCAAGCCCTGACCGCAGCAAAGAGCGCCTCCCTCCCAAAAAGAGGGAGTCTCGGCAAGGGTCTGCAGAACACCACGTCCCTCTGGATGAGTTTAAACCGCCTGTGCCATTTCGGAGCCGGCATAGTGCCAGTAGAGGGGAGGGAGGCAGGGAACACAGTGACCGGGACAGAGTTCTCTCTAACCCAAACCCCCATCTCCTAAACAGTCCTCCAGCCCTTCCTCCTCCAGCATCAGGTCTCCATGTGCCATTACCATGGTCCCTGAACTACTCTTCACCTGTTTCTCTTCCACTTTTTCCAGGCCAGGTCAGCGACAGAAGGAGCTCGTTGTCTCCTGCCTGGAGAGATGATCCCCACACCTCAACCTTACCCCATCACTCTAGGTGGCTCAGAGGGGAGGGACCACTATCATTGCCTCCCTCcccatcttcttcctcttcttcctcatttAAGACTCCTTTTCCAGCAAGTACAAGAGAAATATGGTCCTACCTTAACACCAGTCGCCGGGATTATAGCCCCTCTATCTTTTCTCCTTCCTATTTGTTTAACCCTCACTCTTTGTATCCCCAAGACCCCAGCTTAGTTGATGTAAGACCTAGATACAAAAGGCCTAATGGCTTAGATGGGTCAGGCAGCAGGACTGCCTCAGTTTCCAGACCTCTCCTCCCTGGAGAGTATGGGAATGACAGATCTAGGCTTGATGTAAGTCAATATACTTTGCATGCCAATGGTGCACGTAGACAGCAGGAGGACCTGATCTCCCCTGTCCATTCTGCAGGGGCATTTTTGTCAGATTCTCAACCTCAAGTAAGCCCTGAACCACATTCCTCACTGCAGGAAATAAATCAGTCTGGGAAGACCAGCTCCACTTCACTCCCCACTAGTCCACATACCCTTGGACCAGACGCAAGGGCTGGCAGAGGTGGACTTCTGGACCATGTGGGGGCTACACCATCTGAGGCCCAATATTACCCCTTTGGATCAGTCACCCATCCCAGCCCTCATCCCCAGGCCTATCCTCTCTCCAGCTCCTCAGGAACACTTTCATACAGTCTGCATAGGGAGCCAGGTCCAAGGCAGCACACACTAAGGAATTCGCCACACTCACCCCTTAGTCTGCCTAACAGCCATGACAGGTCACAAAGAGAGTGGGATAGAGACCTAGAAAGAGACAAGGTCCTCCAGAGGGACAGGGAAAAGGGTAAAGTAAAAGATAAGCAATTACATCTTGACAAAGACCAAGAAAGAGAGAGTGAGCGCGAGAGACGACGCAACAGAGGGAGAGATGTTTCTCCTTCCAATCTTCAGACATCATCCCCAGCCCTGCGGCCATCTCCCCCTGCACTCCTACCTCATTTCACCAAGGGGTCTCTGATTGAGCTGGCCAGCGGGCGGTTGAAACGAGTGGAGGAGCTGAGGACTGAAGACTTTCTGAGGAGTGCAGATACATCCCCTGAGTTCCACCTCAGCACCTGCACTGTTCTGGTGATTTCCCCAAGCAGTACACAGGGCTTCAGTCACCTGCAGGTTCACCTTACAGATCGCAACTCTCAG gaGTTACTGCAGGTCTTGGTGGAGTACCCGTTCTTTGTGCAAGACCAGGGCTGGTCTTCCTGCTCTCCTCAGAGAACTACACAGCTGTATGGCCTGCCCTGCCGTCAGCTTAGTGAGGGTGATGTTTGCCTAGCCCTAACCCCAATGCCCACACAAACTCAGCGGACACCCAGCCGCACCAGCTCTAGGGCTCATCGCACGCAACTGCTCCCCAGAGGTCCAGCAGATTCAAGCAGCTCGCAAAGGGAGGAGATgccaccaccacctccacccCCTCCACTTCCTTCCCAGCCACCCCTTTTAACACCAGGCCCTTCTTGCAAACAGGCTACAGATACTCCCACAAAGGAGCAGCAACAGCCTCGTAAACGGCGCTGGTCTGCACCAGACACACTTCCCTCAACCAGAACTGATAAAAGCCTCCTGGATTTACCTCATGGCTCCAAGCTAATGAAGTGGCAGTAG